CTTCGATGTCGGGAAACGCCGAGTAGCGCTCTAATGGAGCCCCGCGCAACCGGAAGCTGATGGTGAAATAGTCGTTGACCGGAAAGCTGGCGCGGCCCAGCACAATGTCGGCCTGCCCCGGCTTCGACTGCGCACGTCCCGGCCCACCTACTCCGGCCAGGAACAGAAGTAGCAAAAAAAATACGCGCAGTTGGGCCGTCATTCGAACGCTAAAAAGGAGGGCGCAAAGCTACATAAAAACGTCTCTACCAGGCTGAATCCACTTTCCCCGGCCTTTGCCCTGGCTCTATATAGCCTTCTGGTTATACAGAAAAAGCTCAACAATAGCAATCCGTTTTTAAAGCCGTGCCGTAAATGGTTTCAAATCTCAACAGCATCTGGGTTTTGTCCTGCAAAAAACGACTCTAAAAGCCGTACTGGCAGCGCCTTGCCCATTCTTTCCTTTCACCCTTACAATTTCCTCCCATGTCTAAGATCATCACTTCCGGTGGAGATGAGGCCGAGTTCGCCAAGCCCCTCTACGTTCCGATTAAAAGACGTTCCTTCTTCATGTACGCCGGTGCTACGGCTGGCGCTACCGCCCTGCTGCTCTCCGGCTGCGACGATGATGACGATGACACGGTATCTACGCCAGGTATGGTTAACCTGGGCTCAGGCGACGTAGGCGTGCTCAATTACGCCTATGCTCTGGAACAGCTCGAAGCTGCTTTCTATGCCCGTGTAAAGGCCAGCCCGGCCAGCGACTTCTCTAACACGGAGAAAGATTATTTCAACCAGGTAGCCGCCCACGAAGCCATTCACCGCGACTTCCTGAAGGCTGCAATTAACCGCGACGCCCCGGGAAAGATCATTGCCGACCTGAACCCCAACTTCGACTCTATCGACTTCACCAAGCGGACTGCGGTGCTGAACGCCGCCAGAACGTTCGAGGATCTGGGCGTGCAGGCCTACAATGGCGCGGGCAAGTACCTCAAAACGGCCGCTTACCTGGTAATTGCGGGCCAGATCGTATCGGTAGAAGCCCGTCATGCGGCTTACGTGCGGGACTTGATTTCCAATGGCAGCTTCGCCGACGACTCCATCGTGGATGCCGCCACCGGCCTGGACAAAGCTCTGGAGCCCGTCGATGTTATTGCTGCGGCCCAAGGCTTCATCAAGGAAAAGCTCGACGCAACCAACGTCGGCAAGTAATTTCTTCTCCGTTTAACGACTCCCCATCATGAACATATTTCGCATCATCGAGCAATTGTCGGAGGTAGACTCTGACGCACTTGGCCGCTTCGACTCCCGCCGCGCCGTTTTCAAAACCCTGGGCGAAACTGCCAAGAAAGGCGCCCTGGCCGCCGCCCCGGTTTTTGTAGCTTCCTTGTTCCAGAAAGCCTACGGCCAGACTACCGCTCCCTCGGTGGTGGAGGTTCTCAACTACGCTCTCACTCTGGAGCTGCTGGAAGAAGACTTCTACGCCAAGATGATTGCCGCCGGTCAGGTGCCGGCCGGAGCTCCCGCTGCCGCCATTGCCCTGATCAAGAAGCACGAAACGGCCCACGTAACGCTGCTCACCAACACCATCAAGGCCCTGAACGGTACGCCCGTAGCCGGCAAGAAATTCGATCCTGCCAAGTTCCCCGCCGACTACACCACCCAGTTGGCCTTTGCTCAGGCCCTGGAAGATACCGGTGTGCGGGCCTACAAAGGCCAGGCTGGTAACCTGATGGGCAAAATGGCCGGTACCACCAGCCTGCTTCAGGTAGCCCTGCAAATTCACTCGGTAGAGGCACGCCACGCCGCCCACATCCGCACCATGCGGGCTCAGACTCCCTGGATTCCCACTGCCGATTCGAGCCTGCCGGCTCCGCTGGGCCCGGTTTACACCGGCGCTATTCCGGAAAGCAACGTCACGCAGTCGGGCGTAAACCTGACTACGCAGTTGGGCACGACCTACACGGCCAACGACGCGGCCGCTTCGTTCGACGAAATTCTGACGATGGCCGAAGTGCTGGATTCGTCCCGCGCCGGTGGTCTGGTAGTATAATACCAGCCCGGCTTCTTGCCAAACCGCCAATACACGAGCGGCTGACTTCCCTGCGGAGTCAGCCGCTCTTGTGTTTTTACTTAGGTGCGGTTGCCGGGGCATACGCAACCTTTGCCCCGGCTCGTTACTCCTGTCATTGGTGCATCCCAGTTTATCGGAGTACCTTTGTAAGGGCTGCCTCCTGTATCTAGGCAGTCCCGTTTTTCTGCCGCGTACTTTTAGCTAATGTCTGAGTCTGCTTCCACTTCCTTCCTGGCCCGCAGCATGCGGCGCCGCTCCTTTTTTCGGGTAGCCGGGGCTACTGTTGCTGCTTCCACGCTGGTCTTGTCGGGCTGCGTCGGCGACGAAGAAACCGTGGCGCCTACCACGCCGGATGTGCCAGTCGTGAACCTGGGAACCGGGGATGCGGGGGTGCTCAACTACCTGCTGCTGCTCGAACAACTGGAAGCGGCCTTTTACCAGCGGGTGGTAACGACGCCCCGAGCGACCTGCCCGCCGCCGAGCTGACGGCCCTGACCGACGTGCGCGACCATGAAGTAATTCACCGTGAATTCTTCCGCCAGCTCATTGGCAGCACCGCTCTGCCAAACCTCGAATTCAACTTCACCTCCATCAACTTCACTACCCGGGCTGGGGTGCTGGCCGCAGCACGCACGTTCGAAGATCTGGGCGTGGCAGCTTACAACGGGGCCGCCAAGCTGTTTACTTCGAAGGCCAACCTGGTTTTGGTCGGCAAGATTGCCTCAGTGGAAGCCCGGCACGCTGCCTTCATCCGGGACTTGGTGCAGCCTGCCAACCCTTTTGACGAAGTCGTCGGGGCCAGTGGCCTAGGCGCCGTCCTGACGCCGACGCAGGTGCTGGCCGCCGCCGCCGTCTTTTTGCCCTATACCATTCTTAGCTCCGGGTTGCCAACCGCCTAAGCAGGCAACGGCTCCGCTTATTCTTTGCCATGAACATTCTCCAACTGCTCGCTGATCTTGCCGCCGTTGACTCCGAGTCCTACCAGCGCCTCAGTGGGCGCCGGGGGGCGCTAGCCAGTTTGGGCCAAACGGGCCGCCGGGCCGTGGCCGCAGCCGTGCCCCTGGCATTCGGCACTATGCTTACCAAAGCCTACGGCCGCCGCTCTAACACGGTGCTGGATGCCTTCACGCTGGCCCTGACGCTGGAATACCTGGAAAGTGAGTTCTACAAGCAAGCGCTGGCCTCGGGTCTGGTATTTCCCGGCAACTCCAAAGCTGTATTCCAACAGATTTACCAGCACGAGCAAGACCACGTGGCGTTTCTGCAGGAAACGTTGCGCATCTCGGGCGTCACGCCGCCGGCTAAGCCTCTGTTCGACTTTACCGGCAGCAAAAACGGGAAGCAGGCCGCCTTGTTTCCCACGGTTTTCCAGGACTTCGCTACGTTCCTCAAAGTAGCCCAGCTGCTGGAGGACACCGGTGTGCGGGCCTATAAGGGCCAGGCCGACACCCTCATTACCGATAATGACCTGCTCGAAGCCGCCATCCGCATTCATGCCGTAGAAGCCCGGCACGCAGCCCACATCCGCAACCTGCGGCGCGCCCAGGGAGCCAACGTGCGGGCCTGGGTGAGCAGCGCCGACGAGGTGATTACCACCGCTGGGGTTACCGACGCGGTGTATGCCGACGAACATCTGGACCGGCAGCAGCTGCCCGTTGCCGATGGCAAGATTCCCTTCTTCCCCACCGACACCACCCAGATTGTAACCACCACCCCGGAGAAAGCAAAAATCAGCATCGGTGAGGCTTTCGATGAGCCTATCAGCTCTACCACGGCCAGCACCATTGCCGCGCTGTTCATTTACAGCTAGCCTAACACTCTACTATAGCTTGCACCACTTGAAAGAACGGCTTCGGCCGTTCTTTTTTTGTATT
Above is a genomic segment from Hymenobacter cellulosivorans containing:
- a CDS encoding ferritin-like domain-containing protein translates to MSKIITSGGDEAEFAKPLYVPIKRRSFFMYAGATAGATALLLSGCDDDDDDTVSTPGMVNLGSGDVGVLNYAYALEQLEAAFYARVKASPASDFSNTEKDYFNQVAAHEAIHRDFLKAAINRDAPGKIIADLNPNFDSIDFTKRTAVLNAARTFEDLGVQAYNGAGKYLKTAAYLVIAGQIVSVEARHAAYVRDLISNGSFADDSIVDAATGLDKALEPVDVIAAAQGFIKEKLDATNVGK
- a CDS encoding ferritin-like domain-containing protein, with the protein product MNIFRIIEQLSEVDSDALGRFDSRRAVFKTLGETAKKGALAAAPVFVASLFQKAYGQTTAPSVVEVLNYALTLELLEEDFYAKMIAAGQVPAGAPAAAIALIKKHETAHVTLLTNTIKALNGTPVAGKKFDPAKFPADYTTQLAFAQALEDTGVRAYKGQAGNLMGKMAGTTSLLQVALQIHSVEARHAAHIRTMRAQTPWIPTADSSLPAPLGPVYTGAIPESNVTQSGVNLTTQLGTTYTANDAAASFDEILTMAEVLDSSRAGGLVV
- a CDS encoding ferritin-like domain-containing protein — protein: MNILQLLADLAAVDSESYQRLSGRRGALASLGQTGRRAVAAAVPLAFGTMLTKAYGRRSNTVLDAFTLALTLEYLESEFYKQALASGLVFPGNSKAVFQQIYQHEQDHVAFLQETLRISGVTPPAKPLFDFTGSKNGKQAALFPTVFQDFATFLKVAQLLEDTGVRAYKGQADTLITDNDLLEAAIRIHAVEARHAAHIRNLRRAQGANVRAWVSSADEVITTAGVTDAVYADEHLDRQQLPVADGKIPFFPTDTTQIVTTTPEKAKISIGEAFDEPISSTTASTIAALFIYS
- a CDS encoding ferritin-like domain-containing protein, with amino-acid sequence MRDHEVIHREFFRQLIGSTALPNLEFNFTSINFTTRAGVLAAARTFEDLGVAAYNGAAKLFTSKANLVLVGKIASVEARHAAFIRDLVQPANPFDEVVGASGLGAVLTPTQVLAAAAVFLPYTILSSGLPTA